Proteins from one Bactrocera neohumeralis isolate Rockhampton chromosome 3, APGP_CSIRO_Bneo_wtdbg2-racon-allhic-juicebox.fasta_v2, whole genome shotgun sequence genomic window:
- the LOC126752715 gene encoding molybdopterin synthase sulfur carrier subunit, with amino-acid sequence MSCVAEDNLVEVKVLFFAKAREISGLSSTTFITEQHIHVSKLLNQICQKFAVDSIRDSCVIAINECYCDNLVNLQEGDEVAIIPAISGG; translated from the coding sequence ATGAGTTGCGTCGCAGAAGATAATTTGGTGGAAgttaaagtattattttttgccaAAGCGCGTGAAATTTCTGGATTAAGCTCAACAACTTTTATTACTGAACAACACATACACGTATCGAAACTCTTAAACCagatttgccaaaaatttgcaGTAGATAGTATAAGGGATAGTTGTGTTATAGCAATAAACGAGTGTTACTGTGATAATTTAGTAAATCTTCAAGAAGGTGACGAGGTTGCTATTATTCCAGCTATTAGTGGAGGGTAA
- the LOC126752675 gene encoding repressor of RNA polymerase III transcription MAF1 homolog, producing MKLLESSRFEAINNALSIQTGGSTIFGRIESYSCKMVAADKALYKRFTADTHGVGPHDLQALSPPQTLADLSPNFHRNNSQSGDEGIILCDTISRKTLFYLIATLNASFEPDYDFSDAKSHEFSKEPSLQWVMNSVHSNLSALAGDQYQVLRQPLWTAIDDEINLSDCDIYSYNPDLSSDPFGEPGCLWSFNYFFYNKKLKRIVFFTCRAVNSIYAGETSDFSMEDDVY from the exons ATGAAGTTGTTGGAGAGTTCGCGTTTTGAGGCGATTAATAATGCATTGTCTATACAAACTGGTGGGAGTACAATCTTTGGTCGTATTGAGAGCTATTCCTGCAAAATGGTAGCGGCCGATAAAGCTTTATATAAAAGATTCACCGCTGATACACACGGTGTTGGACCACATGATCTACAAGCACTTTCACCACCACAAACCTTAGCTGACCTTTCACCAAACTTCCATCGCAACAATAGCCAGTCGGGGGACGAAGGAATAATCCTTTGCGATACTATATCTCGCAAGACTCTTTTCTACTTGATTGCTACATTGAATGCTTCATTTGAACCAGATTACGATTTTTCTGATGCCAAG TCTCATGAATTTAGCAAAGAACCTTCGCTACAGTGGGTGATGAACTCAGTTCATTCGAATTTATCGGCTTTAGCTGGAGACCAATATCAAGTTTTACGTCAACCCTTATGGACGGCTATAGATGATGAAATTAACTTATCTGATTGTGACATTTACAGCTACAATCCGGACTTGAGTTCAGATCCCTTTGGTGAACCCGGTTGTTTGTGGTCTTTTAACTACttcttttataacaaaaagttaaaaCGCATCGTCTTCTTTACATGTCGTGCTGTAAA tTCAATTTACGCCGGAGAAACATCCGATTTTTCCATGGAAGATGATGTTTATTAA
- the LOC126752699 gene encoding uncharacterized protein LOC126752699 gives MSASARSSGKINKKDKSTNNVIKIPKSVFERTLEVINNPQHSTWTDRNNSCAKAIHRSAENNIRGMRSVDICTKMFLARTCLMKRDIKNLAKALTVTTPSGGRIDVRWYPLCVKYGVLCLAHKNHPLFNLYLQSLASSDNSEETVKKCTQYSQNVETCNK, from the exons ATGTCTGCATCAGCTAGAAGCAGtggtaaaataaacaaaaaagataaAAGTACAAACAACGTCATAAAAATACCTAAAAGTGTGTTTGAAAGGACATTAGAAGTGATAAATAATCCGCAACATTCAACATGGACTGACCGAAATAATTCTTGCGCAAAAGCTATTCATCGTAGCGCAGAAAATAACATAAGGGGAATGCGTTCAGTAGACATTtgcacaaaaatgtttttagcaaGAACTTGTTTAATGAAGCGGGACATTAAAAACCTGGCAAAAGCGCTTACTGTTACTACACCAAGTGGCGGACGAATAGATGTCAGATGGTACCCACTTTGTGTAAAG TATGGAGTACTTTGCTTGGCGCATAAGAACCatcctttatttaatttatacctGCAATCATTGGCTTCATCAGATAATAGCGAAGAAACTGTGAAAAAGTGTACACAATATTCTCAAAATGTAGAAACATGTAATAAATAA